The Chitinophaga sp. H8 region CCCTGATTCCACCATACCTGTGCATTCAGCATTTCACCGATCATACCATCCTGCGCACGTTTGTACAGTTCTCTGTAAGAGTTCTGATAACGGCGCTGTAATCCTACTACTACGTTCAGTTTCTTGGCTTTCGCTATTTCAGCAGCTTCCAGTACTTTCTTAATCCCTGCAGGATCAGTAGCTACTGGTTTTTCCATAAACACGTGTTTACCCTGCTTAATCGCTTCAGCAAAATGGATAGGGCGGAAACCCGGAGGAGTTGCCAGTATTACCACATCTGCCTGCGCAATGGCTTTCTGATAGGCATCAAAACCTACGAACTTATTAGATTCCTTTACATTCAGACGGCTGGCTGCTTTATCGCCCAGTGCATCTTTAATGTTATTGTAGCTTTCTCCGATCTTGTCTCCAAATGCATCTGCCATAGCTACCAGCTGTACATTTTCTTTAGTGCTCAGCGCTTGTGTTGCAGCACCGGTACCACGGCCACCACAACCAATAAGTGCTATTTTGATCACCCCTTTGGATCCGGAAAAGAAATTGGCGTGAGATAATACCGGCATGGCCAGCAACCCACCTGCCAGCAAGGATGACTGTTTCATAAAGTCTCTGCGACTTTGATTATGAGATGTTTTTGATTGTTCGTTTTCCATTTGGTCATTTTTAATTGTAGGAAAAATATCGTTTTCTTAACGTGCTGTTATTTCAGTTGATAAAATGCGGTGGTTTACCGTGCACCCACGTATTTATCCAATACCTCTGCAAAAAACTTTTCTGCTTCTTCTTTGGTAGGTTGTTTTACGGGCTTTACAATTCTGAATCCGATAAACGGTGCGTCTGCATTCCACCATTTACTTTTTGGTATCTGCGGATCACGCCTGTTCCAGTTCAGATCAGATTTCAAACGGGCTGCACTGCGCAGTGCCGGAGCTGCATCCTGGTAGTTACCTCCTTTAATGGTACGGGGGTTCTTGGCGGTAGGTTTATTCCAGGGATCTTTTGCGTCGGCTGCTTTTAAAAAGTTGTCATCATATTGATCCAATGTCCATTCTGCCACATTTCCCTGCATGTCATACAGTCCCCATGCATTCGGTTTCAATAACCCTACTTTATGATATTTTCCTTCGCCGCCATCAGCATACCAGGCATATTCCTTTAATTGTGATGCGTCATTACCAAATGGATAAGCTGTCGTGGCACCCGCCCTGTTGGCATACTCCCATTCTGCTTCTGTAGGCAAGCGGTAAAAATCGCCGGTCTTATTATACAGCCAGCGGCAATACATCAATGCACCATACTGACTCATACTGTTGGCCGGGAAGCCGCCTGTTTTACCCATCCCCAGGGTCAGGTCAATATAAGGCGGGCTGGGCCTGGTCATACCATCCGGCAAAGGTGTTTTATCCTTTTCCTCATCCGCATATACATCATATTCATCATAAGTTACCTCACAAGCACCCATCCAGAAAGGAGCCATCTCCACCTTTTTCTGAGGACCTTCATTCGCATTCCGGCCCTTCTCGCTGGCAGGGCTGCCAAACAGAAAACTGCCGCCTGGAATAGGCACCATTTTAAACGTTACCGCCGATCCGGGAATCTTTTGTTCATACGCGCTAAAGGATTTATCCTGCTGGGCATACACATTGCCGGTGAGCATTCCTCCAAGCAATAAAGTCACATACGTTTTGTTCATCACCATTTTAAAGAAAGATAAGTGGGTGAATTTATTAAATCCGCTGATGGAATGCAATATTTTTTTTACGAATTGTAATATTTTAATGATGAAATGAAAATTTATGCGTTTTATTAGCATTTCGATGGAAAACCTATTAAATTTAGCTTCATGTCTTACGTACAATAATTAATAACCATTATGGAAAGAAGAAAATTCCTGCAACAAGGTACCTTTGCCGGTATATCCGCACTTGCGCTGGGTGGCCTTACCGGAAGCAATGCTTCCGCTGCTCCCGCTCCTGCTGCTGGTCAGAAAACATTTAACCTGAACTATGCTCCGCACGATGGCATGTTCAGAAACAACGGGGGAAACGACTTCCTGGACCAGATCAAATTCATGCATGACCAGGGATTCCGCGCTATTGAAGATAATGGCATGCTGGGCCGCGATGTTGCCCAGCAGGAAAAGATAGGCAACCTTTTAAGTAAACTCGGTATGCAAATGGGCGTATTTGTGGTGGATACCGGTAACAACTGGAAAACATCCCTCGCTTCCGGCAAACAGGAGTTTAAGGATAACTTTGTGGATACCTGCAAAAAATCTGTTGAAGTAGCCAAACGTTGCAATGCCACCTGGGCCACTGTAGTACCTGGTTTCTTTGACCGCAGCCTGCCCATTGGTATTCAAACCGCGCATGTGATTGATGGCCTCCGCAGAGGTGCTGAAATATTTGAACCACATAAACTGGTAATGGTACTGGAACCTTTAAGTGATACACCAGACCTTTTCCTGCGTACTTCTGAACAGAGTTATGAAATCTGTAAAGCAGTCAACAGCCCTGCCTGCAAAATATTATATGATATCTACCACATGCAACGTAATACCGGTAACCTTATTCCTGTAATGGACATGTGCTGGGATGAAATTGCGTATATCCAGATAGGTGATAATCCGGGTCGTAACGAACCAACTACCGGAGAAATCAATTATAAAAACATCTTTAAACATTTACACAAAAAAGGATTTAAAGGTGTACTTGGTATGGAACATGGAAATGCCAAACCAGGTAAAGAAGGCGAAATGGCATTGATTAAGGCTTATCGCGATAGCGATAATTTCCTGTAATCAATTAACTGATAACAGAAGGGCAGACTAAAAAGTCAAATGAAGAGTTGCAGCATTGCTTAGCTCACAACAGCGCTTCATTAAATACCCGAATAAAACGGGGCGGACCAAAAGTAATGGTCGGCCCCGTTTTGTTTTTTTATCCGGCTGTTTTATGCCGCTATTTTCCTAACTTAACTATATAAATTGCTTATTATGGGTTTTCTTATTCGTTTATTAGTAAGTGCCTTGGCGGCCATGCTCACCGCTTACCTGCTGCCGGGGGTACACCTGAAAAGTTTTGTAACCGCCCTGATACTGGCATTGGTATTGGCTATTCTAAATATCCTGGT contains the following coding sequences:
- a CDS encoding formylglycine-generating enzyme family protein; the protein is MNKTYVTLLLGGMLTGNVYAQQDKSFSAYEQKIPGSAVTFKMVPIPGGSFLFGSPASEKGRNANEGPQKKVEMAPFWMGACEVTYDEYDVYADEEKDKTPLPDGMTRPSPPYIDLTLGMGKTGGFPANSMSQYGALMYCRWLYNKTGDFYRLPTEAEWEYANRAGATTAYPFGNDASQLKEYAWYADGGEGKYHKVGLLKPNAWGLYDMQGNVAEWTLDQYDDNFLKAADAKDPWNKPTAKNPRTIKGGNYQDAAPALRSAARLKSDLNWNRRDPQIPKSKWWNADAPFIGFRIVKPVKQPTKEEAEKFFAEVLDKYVGAR
- a CDS encoding hydroxypyruvate isomerase family protein, which produces MERRKFLQQGTFAGISALALGGLTGSNASAAPAPAAGQKTFNLNYAPHDGMFRNNGGNDFLDQIKFMHDQGFRAIEDNGMLGRDVAQQEKIGNLLSKLGMQMGVFVVDTGNNWKTSLASGKQEFKDNFVDTCKKSVEVAKRCNATWATVVPGFFDRSLPIGIQTAHVIDGLRRGAEIFEPHKLVMVLEPLSDTPDLFLRTSEQSYEICKAVNSPACKILYDIYHMQRNTGNLIPVMDMCWDEIAYIQIGDNPGRNEPTTGEINYKNIFKHLHKKGFKGVLGMEHGNAKPGKEGEMALIKAYRDSDNFL